The Brassica napus cultivar Da-Ae chromosome C7, Da-Ae, whole genome shotgun sequence genome has a segment encoding these proteins:
- the LOC106409757 gene encoding transcription factor FAMA, with translation MDKDYPTPNFLSEYSYSNDDKSSRMIDHMFKRNLQKQKQSMPQQQQLSPSGFGATPTFDKMSFADVMQFADFGPMLALNQTRSQNDQETWMDPFYILKFPVFNGDHNQTHHLMSQEGVCEENISNMFLEEQDNQEEKNDKNSMQLRYIGGEEDRENKNDTTKEVKKKRKRARTRKTSEEVESQRMAHIAVERNRRKQMNEHLRVLRSLMPGSYVQRVWLRIYFL, from the exons ATGGATAAAGATTATCCG ACACCGAACTTTTTAAGTGAATACTCATACAGTAACGATGATAAGAGCTCCCGTATGATAGACCACATGTTCAAGAGAAACCTTCAGAAACAAAAGCAATCCATGCCGCAGCAGCAACAACTGTCTCCTTCTGGATTCGGAGCAACGCCAACTTTTGATAAAATGAGCTTTGCAGACGTGATGCAGTTTGCGGACTTTGGTCCGATGCTGGCGTTAAACCAGACCAGAAGCCAAAACGATCAAGAAACCTGGATGGACCCGTTTTATATCTTAAAGTTCCCAGTCTTCAACGGGGACCATAACCAAACACATCATCTCATGTCTCAAGAAGGGGTGTGTGAAGAAAACATAAGCAATATGTTTCTTGAAGAACAGGATAATCAAGAAGAGAAAAACGATAAAAACTCCATGCAACTCCGTTATattggaggagaagaagatagaGAGAACAAAAACGATACGACAAaggaggtgaagaagaagaggaagagagctAGAACAAGAAAGACCAGCGAAGAAGTGGAAAGCCAAAGAATGGCTCATATTGCGGTCGAGAGGAACCGTAGGAAGCAAATGAACGAGCATCTTCGTGTCCTCAGGTCTCTAATGCCTGGTTCCTACGTTCAAAGGGTATGGTTACGTATTtactttttgtga